A single genomic interval of Shewanella psychropiezotolerans harbors:
- the bepA gene encoding beta-barrel assembly-enhancing protease: MSKITSTKSLLAGAISLFFCATAPMAFANNDLPDLGTAAVNTFSLEKETIYGDAYMRVIRSSAPMLNDPVLSQYLTELGNKLVAHATGVKTPFYFFLLRNDEINAFAFFGGHVGVHSGLFLNADNESQIASVLGHEITHVTQRHLARSLEAQDKSSTATIVGMLGAILLTIASPQAGMAALATTQALSTQAKINFTRAHEKEADRIGMQILVDAGFDPNGAADFFAKLATRYRFTSKPPQMLLTHPLPESRITEARYRAAQYPHKYVPDNIDFQLAKARIQVRFSSYSEEAALALFDKQLRKRTYTFKNAALYGKALALFRVKRFDESEEIIDNLLKEDRNNLFYIDTKTDLLVQREATDEAIKFLEEQHELKPFSQVINTNLAHVYIEADKATKAIPLLEELIFLDKQNQLPFFLLSDAYKKTGDKAMEHFVNAESMALGADYKGAIDQLNFAYRLSQEKPLQLARIEARIRQFKQAKSAIEALQ; the protein is encoded by the coding sequence TTGAGTAAAATTACATCAACCAAGTCTCTGTTAGCCGGTGCCATTTCACTTTTTTTCTGTGCTACCGCGCCTATGGCTTTTGCGAACAACGACCTTCCCGATCTGGGTACTGCCGCCGTCAATACCTTCAGTCTCGAGAAAGAGACCATCTATGGCGATGCGTATATGCGGGTGATCCGCTCCTCAGCTCCCATGCTCAACGACCCGGTATTGAGTCAATATTTAACTGAACTGGGTAATAAACTGGTGGCTCATGCGACAGGCGTTAAGACCCCTTTCTATTTTTTCTTGTTAAGAAATGATGAAATCAACGCCTTTGCCTTCTTCGGAGGACACGTCGGCGTTCACTCAGGTTTGTTTTTAAATGCCGATAATGAGAGCCAGATAGCGTCGGTACTGGGTCATGAAATTACCCACGTAACCCAAAGACACTTAGCCCGTTCATTAGAAGCCCAAGATAAGAGTTCGACCGCAACGATTGTCGGCATGTTAGGCGCTATACTCCTGACAATAGCGTCACCACAGGCGGGGATGGCTGCACTGGCCACCACACAAGCCCTATCGACTCAGGCCAAAATTAACTTTACCCGAGCTCATGAAAAAGAAGCTGACAGAATAGGCATGCAAATTTTGGTGGATGCAGGCTTCGATCCCAACGGCGCAGCTGATTTTTTCGCTAAACTAGCCACTCGCTACCGCTTCACCAGCAAGCCTCCACAGATGTTGTTGACTCACCCACTCCCCGAGTCACGAATTACTGAAGCCCGTTACAGGGCAGCTCAATATCCTCACAAATATGTGCCGGATAATATCGACTTTCAATTAGCCAAGGCGCGTATTCAGGTCAGATTCTCCAGCTACAGTGAAGAAGCCGCCCTCGCCCTATTCGACAAACAGCTCAGAAAAAGAACTTATACTTTCAAAAATGCGGCCCTTTACGGTAAGGCTTTAGCCTTATTTAGAGTTAAGCGCTTCGATGAGTCCGAAGAAATTATCGATAACTTGTTAAAAGAAGATAGAAACAACCTATTTTATATCGATACCAAGACAGATCTATTAGTGCAGCGAGAAGCAACGGATGAAGCCATAAAGTTTCTCGAGGAACAACATGAACTTAAGCCATTTTCTCAGGTAATTAACACTAACTTGGCCCATGTGTATATTGAAGCAGACAAGGCAACGAAAGCCATCCCTTTGCTCGAGGAACTCATCTTCTTAGACAAACAAAATCAGTTGCCTTTCTTCTTGCTCAGCGATGCATATAAAAAGACTGGCGATAAAGCGATGGAACATTTTGTCAACGCAGAATCTATGGCGCTAGGTGCAGATTATAAAGGCGCGATAGACCAACTTAATTTCGCTTATCGATTGTCCCAAGAAAAGCCGCTGCAACTTGCCAGGATCGAGGCTAGAATTCGACAATTCAAGCAGGCTAAGTCGGCAATAGAGGCACTTCAGTAA
- a CDS encoding sulfurtransferase TusA family protein codes for MVFIDLTTLRCPLVLVKVKLALKKLSSDDVLCVSLSDTGSRQDVPRFLKKVGYRYSEVRNDDRVLTLEIAK; via the coding sequence ATGGTTTTTATCGATTTAACCACACTGCGTTGTCCATTAGTGTTAGTTAAAGTCAAACTCGCATTGAAAAAACTCAGCAGCGACGATGTACTTTGTGTTTCGTTATCAGACACTGGCTCTAGACAGGATGTTCCCCGGTTTTTAAAAAAAGTCGGTTACCGTTACTCAGAAGTGAGAAATGATGACCGGGTGTTAACATTAGAAATCGCTAAATAG